The nucleotide sequence TATAACGGAGGAAGAGGTAAATGAAAATTAAAGTGAGATACTTTGCTCTCCTGAGAGACTACACTAAAAAGAATGAGGAAATTATTGAAACTGAGTGTAAAGATGTCGCATGCCTTGTAAGCCAGCTCGAAAAAGTATATGGAAAAGAGTTTGGCAGGGTGGTTAGAGAGGGTTTTGGTCCAGTTAGGATTGTAATATTAGTTAATGGTAAGGTCGACAACGAAATAAGAGAGGGTGATGAAGTTGCCCTTTTGCCACCTCCAGCAGGTGGGGAATTATTCATGAATTCCCGCTTTAATCTATTAGAGGAGATTAGAAAATTTAGGGCAGAGGCAACAGAAGAAGTGGGATCTATGGTTATATACCTAGGAATAGTTAAAGGAGCAATTGAGGAGCATAAAGTCTATGAGCTAAGATACGAGGCATATAAAGAGTATACAGAGAAGAGGTTAAAGGAGATAATAGAGAATTTGCGGACCAAATATAAGGATTTAGTCAAGATGAAAATTCTACATGTTGTAGATGATCTTAAACCTGGCGATGATGTTTTCTTGGTTATGGCTTTAGGACGTGGGAGGGGAGACACGCTTAAGGCAGTTGAAGAGGCTGTGGAGTTAGTTAAACATACAACAGGTATCTGGAAGCTAGAGATCAGAGACGATGGAGAATATTGGGTAGTTGCAGGAAACACTAGGGTGAAAAGGGATGAGAAAGCCGGTAGCTCTTAGTATTGCAGGGATTGATACTGGTAATGGAGCTGGTGCTGAAAGTGATCTAAAAGTATATGAAATTTTAGGGGTTCACGGAGTTATTGCAGTTACAGCGTTAACTGCCCAATCGACTACAGGAATAAGAGCTGTTTTACCCACTCCACCTGAATTCCTGAAAACACAACTAGATACTCTATTTGATGATTTTGAAATAAAGGATGTAAAGATAGGTATGATCTATAATAACGACCAATTTGCTGTAGTTAAAGACTATTTAAGGGATAAAAGAGTAGTTACTGATCCTGTACTTTTTGCTAAAGATGGAACTCAGCTTATAAAGGATTTAGAAGAGTACAAAAGAAATATTCTCCGTAATACGACTGTACTGACACCTAACATTCCAGAGGCTTCATATCTCTCCGGTCTGAAAATATCATCCATAGAAGAAGTGAAATTGGCATGTAAGACAATATCTAAGGACTTTAATATACCATATGTTGTAGTAAAGGGCGGTCATGCTGAGGACGATTACAGTATTGATGTATTATATGATTCTAACAGGGATTTATATTACGGTATAGGATATATGAGATTAAACCAGAGGCATACGCATGGTACAGGAAGCGTATTTGCTACTGCAGTCTCAGCAGAATTATCAAAGGGTAACGATATTCTTACCGCATTGAGGCATGCTAGATCATTATTACAAGACTCAATATATTACGGTCTTGAAATCGGTCATGGTATAGGTCCGATAGATCCCGTAGTTCCTTTCATGAAGAAAAGTATGAAGTTTGATGTTATTCAAGAGATGACTAGGTTTTCACAGGAGGTAGAGTCAGTTGACGGGTTTTACAAATTAATTCCTGAAGTCCAGTCTAATTTGGCTCACTCCATACCTTCACAATATGTACGTGGATTAGAGGATATTGCAACATTTAGGGATAGAATTGTTAAGAATTGGGATAACCGAGTTAAAGTTGGCTTGCCTGCAGTTTTTGGAAAACCTACGCATACTGCTAGGTTATTGTTATCAATTTTACCTTATGAGACCAAGGCATCAGTTTTAATGAACATAAGATTTGAAGATAAGATAGTAAACCTTCTCAAAGAGGTAGGGTATAATACGTTGGAGATAAACAGAGAATTGGAGCCAATGAGTAATGTAGAGGGAAAAAGCATGCAGTGGATAGCATCTTATATCCACGAAAATTATGGGAGAATACCAAACGTAATTTTCGATAGAGGTGTTAAGGGTAAGGAGGCAATGATCAGATTTTGGACATCATCGATTGATGAGATGATTGATACATTAAAATATCTCGCCAAAAATTTATGAGATATGGATTTAGAGAGAGTTCTTTCAGGAGGAAAGAATCTAGTGAGAACTGGTTGGATGCAAAGGGGAGTTCCTGGAGGAGTTGGTGAAACTATCTCCCAACACAGTTGGGAGGCAGGTGTACTAGCATACTACATTGCCACCAAACTTAAGGAAAATG is from Sulfolobus acidocaldarius DSM 639 and encodes:
- the thiD gene encoding bifunctional hydroxymethylpyrimidine kinase/phosphomethylpyrimidine kinase, translated to MRKPVALSIAGIDTGNGAGAESDLKVYEILGVHGVIAVTALTAQSTTGIRAVLPTPPEFLKTQLDTLFDDFEIKDVKIGMIYNNDQFAVVKDYLRDKRVVTDPVLFAKDGTQLIKDLEEYKRNILRNTTVLTPNIPEASYLSGLKISSIEEVKLACKTISKDFNIPYVVVKGGHAEDDYSIDVLYDSNRDLYYGIGYMRLNQRHTHGTGSVFATAVSAELSKGNDILTALRHARSLLQDSIYYGLEIGHGIGPIDPVVPFMKKSMKFDVIQEMTRFSQEVESVDGFYKLIPEVQSNLAHSIPSQYVRGLEDIATFRDRIVKNWDNRVKVGLPAVFGKPTHTARLLLSILPYETKASVLMNIRFEDKIVNLLKEVGYNTLEINRELEPMSNVEGKSMQWIASYIHENYGRIPNVIFDRGVKGKEAMIRFWTSSIDEMIDTLKYLAKNL
- a CDS encoding MoaD family protein: MKIKVRYFALLRDYTKKNEEIIETECKDVACLVSQLEKVYGKEFGRVVREGFGPVRIVILVNGKVDNEIREGDEVALLPPPAGGELFMNSRFNLLEEIRKFRAEATEEVGSMVIYLGIVKGAIEEHKVYELRYEAYKEYTEKRLKEIIENLRTKYKDLVKMKILHVVDDLKPGDDVFLVMALGRGRGDTLKAVEEAVELVKHTTGIWKLEIRDDGEYWVVAGNTRVKRDEKAGSS